A genomic region of Lachnoclostridium edouardi contains the following coding sequences:
- the rbr gene encoding rubrerythrin — MDFKTSETAKNLMRAFAGESQARNRYTFAAGQAKKEKLPVIQAVFTFTADQEKEHGEIFYNYLGEMAGQTIHIDGGYPVDIYNRSLDLLKAARHNEYEEHDIVYSSFAKTAAEEGFLQISKTFEMIAAIEKVHGDRFQLFADYLEKNQLFVSDVETGWMCLNCGHIHTGLQAPAACPVCHHEQGYFIRLELAPYIKA, encoded by the coding sequence ATGGATTTTAAGACAAGCGAGACAGCCAAAAACCTGATGAGAGCTTTTGCAGGAGAAAGTCAGGCCAGAAACCGTTATACATTTGCAGCCGGCCAGGCAAAAAAGGAGAAGCTGCCGGTGATCCAGGCAGTTTTTACATTTACGGCAGACCAGGAAAAAGAACACGGAGAAATATTTTATAATTATTTAGGAGAGATGGCAGGTCAGACAATTCATATTGACGGAGGGTATCCGGTGGATATCTACAATAGGAGTCTTGACCTTTTAAAGGCGGCAAGGCACAATGAATACGAGGAGCACGATATTGTATACAGCAGCTTTGCCAAAACAGCGGCAGAAGAAGGATTTCTTCAGATCAGCAAAACATTTGAAATGATCGCTGCAATTGAAAAGGTTCACGGAGACAGATTCCAGCTGTTTGCAGATTATCTGGAGAAAAATCAGCTGTTTGTCTCTGATGTGGAGACAGGGTGGATGTGCTTAAACTGCGGCCATATTCACACTGGACTTCAGGCGCCGGCAGCCTGCCCTGTATGTCACCATGAGCAGGGATATTTTATCAGACTGGAGCTGGCTCCTTATATTAAGGCATAA
- a CDS encoding metallophosphoesterase, with product MWKIIMEAAVLTGIAGLLRSEYEKRHFKVEYYQTVSEKIKKNRTVVFLSDLHSQEFGKDNKKLLKAIDQVRPDLILSGGDMMICKGKRDVKAAKKLLEALADRYPVYCANGNHECRMREEKEIYGDLYEEYVQALKSAGVTVLSNETVLVDEDLAITGYDLDKKYYKKFKTEELRSEEIKKEAGPAHKKRYEILLAHSPLFFSAYKAWGADLSLAGHFHGGTIRLPLVGGVMTPQFQFFLPWCAGKFQENEKTMIVSRGLGTHSIRIRLFNKPQVVVVRLKNKTIF from the coding sequence ATGTGGAAAATAATAATGGAGGCGGCGGTTCTGACAGGAATTGCAGGGCTGCTGCGCTCTGAATATGAGAAACGCCATTTTAAAGTTGAATATTATCAAACAGTTTCAGAAAAGATTAAAAAGAACAGGACAGTTGTGTTCCTGTCCGACTTACATAGTCAGGAATTTGGGAAGGATAATAAAAAGCTTTTAAAGGCCATTGACCAGGTAAGGCCTGATCTGATTTTGTCAGGCGGCGATATGATGATCTGCAAAGGAAAGCGGGATGTAAAAGCTGCAAAAAAGCTTTTGGAGGCTTTGGCTGACAGGTATCCTGTGTACTGCGCCAACGGAAATCACGAGTGCAGAATGCGGGAGGAAAAGGAAATTTACGGGGATTTGTACGAAGAATATGTACAGGCCTTAAAATCAGCCGGCGTAACAGTGCTTTCTAATGAAACTGTTTTAGTAGATGAGGATTTAGCCATTACCGGATATGATTTAGACAAAAAGTATTATAAAAAATTTAAAACAGAAGAGTTAAGGTCGGAGGAAATCAAGAAAGAGGCAGGGCCGGCCCATAAAAAAAGATATGAAATTTTGCTGGCTCATTCCCCTTTGTTTTTTTCTGCCTATAAAGCCTGGGGAGCAGATCTTTCTCTGGCAGGCCATTTTCACGGGGGCACAATCCGTCTGCCTTTGGTGGGAGGAGTAATGACGCCTCAATTCCAGTTTTTTCTGCCCTGGTGCGCAGGAAAATTCCAGGAAAATGAGAAAACCATGATTGTCAGCCGGGGGCTGGGCACTCATTCTATTAGAATCAGACTGTTTAATAAACCACAAGTAGTAGTGGTGAGACTGAAAAATAAAACTATATTTTGA
- a CDS encoding segregation and condensation protein A has product MGISYKLEKFEGPLDLLLHLIEKSKVSIYDIPIVDITEQYLDYVSHMDTEDLNIVSEFLVMAATLIEIKAKMLLPAEEGQDGEEEDPRAELVARLLEYKMYKYMAGELKDMEVDAEKLLYREPAVPAEVLKFEEPVDLDQLLDGLSLARLQRIFQSVMKRREDKVDPIRSSFGVIKKEPVSLEQKVISVMSYARAHRKFSFRAMLEKQADKVEIVVSFLAVLELMKIGKIHLTQENTFDDMYIEILEEEGQEELDLRDLEDFAV; this is encoded by the coding sequence ATGGGAATCTCATATAAGCTGGAAAAGTTCGAGGGGCCTTTAGATCTGCTCCTTCATTTAATTGAAAAAAGTAAGGTCAGTATCTATGATATTCCTATTGTGGATATTACGGAGCAATATTTAGATTATGTCAGCCATATGGATACAGAGGATTTAAATATTGTCAGCGAGTTTCTGGTGATGGCGGCCACTTTAATTGAAATTAAGGCTAAAATGCTTCTCCCTGCAGAAGAGGGCCAGGACGGGGAGGAGGAAGATCCAAGAGCAGAACTGGTGGCCAGATTGCTGGAATATAAGATGTACAAGTACATGGCCGGGGAGCTGAAGGACATGGAGGTAGATGCAGAGAAGCTGTTGTACAGGGAGCCTGCAGTGCCGGCAGAGGTGTTAAAGTTCGAGGAGCCGGTAGATTTGGACCAGCTGTTAGACGGGTTAAGTCTGGCCAGGCTGCAGCGGATTTTCCAGTCGGTGATGAAGCGGAGAGAGGATAAGGTAGACCCTATCCGAAGCAGCTTCGGCGTTATTAAAAAAGAGCCGGTAAGCCTGGAACAAAAAGTGATTTCTGTAATGTCATATGCCAGGGCCCACAGAAAATTCAGCTTTCGGGCTATGTTAGAGAAGCAGGCGGACAAGGTGGAGATAGTGGTTTCCTTTCTGGCTGTTTTGGAATTAATGAAAATCGGAAAAATTCATTTAACTCAGGAAAATACTTTTGACGATATGTACATAGAAATCCTGGAGGAGGAAGGCCAGGAGGAACTGGATCTTCGTGATCTGGAGGATTTTGCAGTTTAA
- the scpB gene encoding SMC-Scp complex subunit ScpB, protein MARHQAMEEELEREELRQMELNILPEHENEAEAVVEAVLFTMGGSVTLKQLATALDCDTKEAWQAVQMLKKRYETENRGMQIIELDNSFQMCTRSCFYENLIRVAAAPKKHILTDVMLETLSIIAYKQPVTKMEIEKIRGVKSDHAVNRLIEYGLVFEAGRLDAPGRPALFATTEEFLRRFGVGSTDNLPQINPEQAAEFKQEAEEELQYINTETDQRRTEDIGGKES, encoded by the coding sequence ATGGCCCGTCACCAGGCGATGGAGGAAGAACTGGAAAGAGAAGAGCTGCGCCAGATGGAGCTTAACATACTTCCGGAGCATGAAAATGAGGCGGAGGCCGTTGTGGAGGCCGTGCTTTTTACCATGGGAGGCTCTGTTACATTAAAGCAGCTGGCCACAGCATTGGATTGTGACACAAAAGAAGCGTGGCAGGCGGTGCAGATGTTAAAAAAACGGTATGAAACGGAAAACAGGGGGATGCAGATTATAGAGCTGGACAACAGCTTTCAAATGTGCACCAGATCTTGTTTTTATGAAAATTTAATCCGGGTAGCGGCAGCGCCGAAAAAACATATTCTCACTGATGTAATGTTGGAAACCTTATCCATTATTGCTTATAAACAGCCGGTTACTAAGATGGAGATTGAAAAAATCCGAGGAGTAAAGTCAGATCATGCAGTAAATCGCCTCATAGAATATGGATTAGTATTTGAGGCAGGCAGGCTGGACGCCCCAGGGCGTCCGGCTCTTTTTGCCACTACTGAAGAATTTTTGCGCCGGTTTGGAGTGGGAAGCACAGACAACCTTCCCCAGATAAATCCGGAGCAGGCGGCAGAATTTAAACAGGAAGCAGAGGAAGAGCTGCAGTACATAAATACAGAAACAGACCAGCGCAGGACAGAAGATATAGGAGGTAAGGAAAGTTGA
- the nrdD gene encoding anaerobic ribonucleoside-triphosphate reductase, with translation MKCSEIRVVKKDGTREDFNVKKVVVAVNKSAERAMIHFSQAELNFICQFVQEKAEELCVAEIPIASMHNLVEGALEKVNPLVAKSYRDYRNYKQDFVQMLDDVYKKSQSIMYIGDKENSNTDSALVSTKRSLIFNELNKSLYQKFFMTVEELQACRDGYLYIHDMSARRDTMNCCLFDVKNVLTGGFEMGNLWYNEPKTLDVAFDVIGDIVLSAASQQYGGFTVPSVEEILAPYAEKSYEKYIEKYIDLGLPQERAEEVAWKDVQREMEQGFQGWEYKFNSVSSSRGDYPFITMTAGTGTSRFAKMATITMLNVRKGGEGKKGHKKPVLFPKLVFLYDEKLHGPGGELEDVFEAGIQCSRKTMYPDWLSLTGKGYIASMYKQYGKIISPMGCRAFLSPWYERGGMYPADAKDSPVFVGRFNIGVVSLHLPMILAKARQESKDFYEVLDYYLELIRKIHIRTYAYLGEMRASTNPLAYCEGGFYGGNLGLHDKIKPLLKTATASFGITAFNELQQLYNGKSLVEDGRFAIEVLEHINKKVEEFKQEDGNLYAIYATPAENLCGLQVKQFRKKYGIVENVSDREYVSNGFHCHVTEDITPIEKQDLEYRFWELSNGGKIQYVKYPIDYNTEAIKTLVRRAMDMGFYEGVNLSLSYCDDCGHQELEMDVCPKCGSRNLTKIDRMNGYLSYSRVKGDTRLNEAKMAEIAERKSM, from the coding sequence TTGAAGTGCAGTGAAATCAGAGTGGTAAAAAAGGATGGAACAAGAGAAGATTTTAATGTAAAAAAGGTAGTTGTGGCGGTGAACAAATCAGCAGAAAGAGCCATGATTCACTTTTCACAGGCAGAGCTTAATTTTATCTGTCAGTTTGTACAGGAAAAAGCAGAGGAGCTTTGCGTGGCGGAGATTCCTATTGCCAGTATGCATAATCTGGTGGAGGGAGCTTTAGAAAAGGTAAATCCTTTAGTGGCCAAAAGCTATAGAGATTACAGAAACTACAAGCAGGACTTTGTTCAGATGCTGGATGACGTATACAAAAAAAGCCAGTCTATTATGTACATTGGAGACAAGGAAAACAGCAACACAGACAGCGCCCTGGTATCTACAAAGCGCAGCCTGATTTTTAACGAGCTGAATAAATCTCTGTACCAGAAATTCTTTATGACTGTGGAAGAACTTCAGGCCTGCAGAGACGGATATCTGTACATTCACGATATGTCTGCAAGGCGGGACACCATGAACTGCTGCCTTTTTGACGTGAAAAATGTGCTTACAGGCGGCTTTGAAATGGGCAACCTGTGGTATAATGAGCCAAAGACTTTGGATGTGGCATTTGATGTAATCGGAGATATTGTTTTAAGCGCTGCCAGCCAGCAGTACGGCGGCTTTACAGTGCCAAGCGTAGAAGAAATCCTGGCTCCTTATGCTGAAAAATCATATGAAAAATACATTGAAAAATATATAGACCTGGGCCTTCCCCAGGAAAGGGCGGAGGAGGTTGCCTGGAAGGACGTGCAAAGGGAAATGGAGCAGGGCTTCCAGGGCTGGGAATACAAATTTAATTCTGTATCCTCCAGCAGAGGCGATTATCCGTTTATCACTATGACGGCAGGCACAGGCACCAGCCGCTTTGCCAAAATGGCTACAATTACTATGCTGAACGTGCGCAAAGGCGGAGAGGGGAAAAAAGGCCACAAAAAGCCTGTGCTGTTCCCTAAGCTGGTATTTTTGTATGATGAAAAGCTGCACGGACCTGGAGGAGAGTTGGAGGATGTATTTGAAGCCGGAATCCAGTGTTCCAGAAAAACCATGTATCCAGACTGGCTGTCCTTAACAGGAAAAGGTTATATTGCCAGCATGTACAAACAGTATGGAAAGATTATTTCCCCTATGGGCTGCCGCGCGTTCTTGTCTCCATGGTATGAAAGAGGAGGCATGTACCCTGCAGACGCCAAGGATTCTCCTGTGTTCGTAGGCCGCTTTAATATTGGAGTAGTCAGCCTTCACCTGCCTATGATTCTGGCTAAGGCCAGACAGGAAAGCAAAGATTTCTATGAGGTATTAGATTATTACCTGGAATTAATCCGGAAAATCCACATTAGAACATATGCTTATCTGGGGGAGATGCGGGCTTCCACCAATCCTTTAGCATACTGCGAAGGAGGATTTTACGGGGGAAATCTGGGATTGCATGATAAGATTAAGCCTCTTTTAAAGACAGCTACCGCTTCTTTTGGAATTACAGCCTTTAATGAGCTGCAGCAGCTTTACAACGGAAAGTCCTTAGTGGAGGACGGCCGGTTTGCCATTGAGGTTTTAGAGCATATTAATAAAAAGGTGGAAGAGTTTAAGCAGGAGGACGGCAATCTTTACGCGATTTACGCCACTCCTGCAGAAAATCTCTGCGGTTTGCAGGTAAAACAATTTAGAAAAAAATATGGCATTGTGGAAAATGTTTCTGACAGAGAATACGTAAGCAACGGCTTCCACTGCCATGTAACAGAAGATATTACGCCTATTGAAAAACAGGATTTAGAATACAGATTCTGGGAGTTATCTAACGGCGGAAAAATCCAGTATGTAAAATATCCTATTGATTATAATACAGAGGCAATTAAAACTCTGGTGCGCAGAGCTATGGACATGGGATTTTACGAGGGAGTGAACCTTTCCCTGTCTTATTGCGACGACTGCGGCCATCAGGAGCTGGAAATGGATGTGTGTCCAAAGTGCGGCAGCAGAAATCTGACAAAAATCGACCGTATGAACGGATATCTTAGCTATTCCAGAGTAAAAGGCGATACCAGGCTGAACGAGGCCAAAATGGCGGAAATCGCAGAACGGAAATCTATGTAG
- the nrdG gene encoding anaerobic ribonucleoside-triphosphate reductase activating protein codes for MRYHNITKDDMLNGDGLRVVLWVAGCNHNCRECHNPVTWDIRGGIPFDQAAKEELFVQLEKPYVTGITLSGGDPLHPSNREDIGKLISEIYEKYPHKTIWLYTGYDWEQICGLPFIKKVDVVVDGEFIVEKKDTKLYWRGSSNQRVIDVQRTLISGGVVLHCR; via the coding sequence ATGCGTTACCACAACATTACAAAGGATGATATGCTGAATGGGGACGGGCTGCGGGTGGTGCTGTGGGTGGCCGGCTGTAATCACAACTGCCGGGAATGCCATAATCCAGTAACCTGGGATATTAGAGGAGGAATCCCTTTTGACCAGGCGGCTAAGGAGGAGTTGTTTGTGCAGCTGGAAAAACCTTATGTAACCGGTATCACTCTCAGCGGAGGAGATCCTCTACATCCGTCCAACAGGGAGGATATTGGAAAGCTAATCAGTGAAATATATGAAAAATATCCTCATAAAACCATTTGGCTTTACACAGGCTATGATTGGGAACAGATCTGCGGCCTTCCATTTATAAAAAAAGTAGACGTAGTTGTAGACGGAGAATTTATTGTAGAAAAAAAAGATACAAAGCTGTACTGGAGAGGAAGCTCTAACCAGAGAGTCATTGACGTGCAGAGAACCTTAATCAGCGGGGGCGTAGTCCTTCACTGCAGATAA
- a CDS encoding dCTP deaminase/dUTPase family protein, with product MKKIAKFEKVSLDQFTKDWAGEFLEASEAEIKEIYDSIKLPKRATCGSAGYDFYVPVNITLAPGEEKKIPTGIRCWMEEGWVLKIYPRSGLGFKFRLQLNNTVGIIDSDYYGSDNEGHIQIKVTNDGRQGKDVVLEAGTGFAQGIFLEYGITIDDDTEEIRNGGFGSTTR from the coding sequence ATGAAAAAAATCGCTAAGTTTGAAAAAGTAAGCCTGGATCAGTTTACAAAGGATTGGGCAGGAGAATTTTTAGAAGCCTCAGAGGCAGAAATAAAAGAAATTTACGACAGTATAAAGCTGCCTAAAAGAGCTACCTGTGGATCTGCCGGCTATGATTTTTATGTGCCTGTGAATATTACTTTAGCTCCCGGGGAGGAGAAAAAGATTCCTACAGGAATCAGATGCTGGATGGAAGAGGGATGGGTTCTGAAAATTTACCCCAGAAGCGGTTTAGGCTTTAAATTCCGCCTGCAGTTAAACAACACAGTAGGAATTATAGACAGCGATTACTATGGCTCTGACAATGAAGGACATATTCAGATAAAGGTGACTAACGACGGCCGCCAGGGCAAGGATGTAGTTTTAGAGGCAGGCACAGGGTTTGCCCAGGGAATTTTTCTGGAATATGGAATTACAATAGACGACGATACTGAGGAGATCAGAAACGGAGGCTTTGGAAGCACCACAAGATAA
- a CDS encoding tetratricopeptide repeat protein yields the protein MSRGIKRFLAGTGVFCILLISGCGRSQEEKQLRLAGIEQLDQGNYEEAIVSFEQALKAADGKVGNMELDILKYRGEAEYKSGDFLAAAHTYDVLIQVDGQLPEYLYGRSICYAGAGQLEEAGADYTQARNMDVQMDREVSWNMEALLALGKGYQAAGENQKAADLYDSAIAGGAIASAEMYNVLGAAQIEAGMYDKALQLLDQGIALGDQAAMGDLMYNKAVALEYSGEFSRALDLFLQYKASYGSDEKLEKEIAFLSTR from the coding sequence ATGAGCAGGGGAATAAAACGATTTCTGGCGGGAACAGGGGTTTTTTGTATTCTTCTTATTTCCGGCTGCGGCAGAAGCCAGGAAGAAAAACAGTTAAGGCTTGCTGGAATTGAACAGCTGGATCAGGGAAATTACGAAGAAGCCATTGTTTCCTTTGAGCAGGCTTTAAAGGCTGCAGACGGAAAAGTAGGAAATATGGAGCTGGACATATTAAAATACAGGGGAGAAGCTGAATATAAAAGCGGAGATTTCCTGGCCGCCGCTCATACCTATGACGTGTTGATTCAGGTAGATGGACAATTGCCGGAATACCTTTATGGCAGAAGTATATGTTATGCAGGCGCAGGGCAGTTAGAGGAGGCCGGCGCAGATTATACCCAGGCCCGGAACATGGATGTTCAGATGGACAGGGAGGTATCCTGGAATATGGAAGCTCTTCTGGCTTTGGGGAAAGGGTATCAGGCTGCAGGAGAAAACCAGAAGGCGGCAGATTTGTACGATTCAGCCATAGCAGGGGGAGCAATAGCCAGCGCGGAAATGTATAATGTGCTGGGAGCGGCCCAGATAGAGGCGGGAATGTACGACAAGGCGTTACAGCTGTTAGATCAGGGAATAGCCCTGGGAGATCAGGCGGCTATGGGAGATTTAATGTACAACAAGGCCGTGGCTTTAGAGTACAGCGGAGAGTTTTCTAGGGCCTTAGATTTATTTTTGCAATATAAGGCCTCATATGGGTCTGATGAGAAGCTGGAGAAAGAAATCGCTTTTCTCAGCACCAGATAA
- the hflX gene encoding GTPase HflX, which yields MAETFEVKDIEEKVILAGVSTGEADDTENSLKELEELVKTAGAATLAKVIQNRERVHPGTYLGKGKIEEVREMALELGATGIVCDDELSPVQMRNLEDALGMKVMDRTMVILDIFADRATTREGKIQVELAQLKYRAVRLVGLRNSLSRLGGGIGTRGPGETKLEVDRRRIHDRIGQLKAELADVKRHREVARQQRSRNHVVVAAIVGYTNAGKSTLLNHLTDAGILAEDKLFATLDPTTRNLKLPSGQEILLTDTVGFIRKLPHHLIEAFKSTLEEAKYADIILHVVDCSNPQMDMQMYVVYDTLRQLEVKDKEIVTVFNKIDSVEEGMILKDLTSDYQVKLSAKTGENVEELIDILEKILRSRKVYLEQLYPYSQAGKIQLIRKYGELLEEEYREDGIYVKAYVAAESYGNVLPEK from the coding sequence ATGGCAGAAACATTTGAAGTAAAAGATATAGAAGAAAAGGTGATTCTGGCCGGCGTCAGCACAGGGGAAGCCGACGATACAGAAAATTCTTTAAAAGAGCTGGAGGAGCTGGTAAAGACTGCAGGGGCGGCAACCTTGGCAAAGGTAATCCAAAACAGAGAAAGAGTTCATCCAGGCACATATTTGGGCAAGGGCAAAATTGAAGAGGTAAGAGAAATGGCTTTAGAGCTGGGAGCCACAGGCATTGTATGTGATGATGAGCTGTCGCCTGTCCAGATGAGAAATTTAGAGGACGCCTTAGGGATGAAGGTAATGGACAGAACAATGGTGATTCTGGACATTTTTGCCGACAGAGCCACTACCAGGGAAGGAAAGATACAGGTGGAGCTGGCCCAGCTGAAATACAGAGCCGTCAGGCTGGTGGGACTGCGCAATTCTCTGTCCCGTTTAGGCGGAGGAATCGGCACCAGAGGCCCTGGAGAAACAAAGCTGGAGGTAGACAGAAGGCGGATTCACGACAGAATCGGACAGCTGAAGGCAGAGCTTGCAGACGTAAAGCGCCACAGGGAGGTTGCCAGACAGCAGAGAAGCAGAAATCATGTAGTGGTAGCCGCTATTGTAGGCTACACCAATGCGGGAAAGTCCACCTTATTAAACCATTTAACGGATGCAGGAATCTTGGCAGAGGATAAATTGTTTGCCACCTTAGATCCTACAACCAGAAATTTAAAGCTGCCAAGCGGTCAGGAAATTCTTCTGACAGACACAGTAGGCTTTATTAGAAAGCTGCCTCATCATTTAATTGAGGCTTTTAAAAGCACTTTGGAAGAGGCAAAGTATGCAGATATTATTCTTCACGTAGTAGACTGCTCCAACCCTCAAATGGACATGCAGATGTATGTGGTGTACGATACATTAAGACAGCTGGAGGTAAAGGACAAGGAGATTGTTACAGTATTTAATAAAATAGACAGTGTGGAAGAGGGAATGATATTAAAAGATCTGACCTCAGATTACCAGGTAAAGCTGTCTGCCAAAACAGGGGAAAATGTGGAGGAGCTGATAGACATTCTGGAAAAAATACTGCGCAGCAGAAAGGTGTATCTGGAGCAGCTTTATCCCTACAGCCAGGCGGGAAAAATTCAGCTGATCCGCAAATATGGAGAGCTGTTAGAGGAAGAATACAGGGAAGACGGCATATATGTAAAGGCCTATGTGGCGGCGGAATCCTATGGAAATGTGCTGCCTGAAAAGTAA
- a CDS encoding ribonucleoside triphosphate reductase, whose product MISVIKRDGEIADFSLIKITEAIKKAFKATGKEFNNEILELLSLRVTADFQGKMSEGKISVEEIQDSVEHVLEQTGYTEVAKAYILYRKQREKIRNMKNTILDYKDVVNSYVKVEDWRVKENSTVTYSVGGLILSNSGAVTANYWLSEIYDSEIASAHRNADIHLHDLSMLTGYCAGWSLKQLLMEGLGGIPGKITSSPAKHLSVLCNQMVNFLGIMQNEWAGAQAFSSFDTYLAPFVKVDHLTYPEVKKCIESFIYGVNTPSRWGTQAPFSNITLDWTVPDDMAEMNAIVGGKEMDFKYKDCKKEMDMVNKAFIETMIDGDANGRGFQYPIPTYSITNDFDWSDTENNRLLFEMTAKYGTPYFSNYINSDMKPSDVRSMCCRLRLDLRELRKKTGGFFGSGESTGSIGVVTINMPRIAYQSRTADEFYARLDRMMDIAARSLKVKREVITKLLDGGLYPYTKRYLGTFENHFSTIGLVGMNEAGLNARWIGKDMTHPETQEFTKNVLNHMRERLSEYQVQYGDLYNLEATPAESTSYRLAKHDVKRFPGIKTASGDCGSPYYTNSSHLPVGYTSDVFDALDVQDELQTLYTSGTVFHAFLGEKLPDWKAAAKLVRTIAENYKLPYYTISPTYSICKEHGYLIGEHFTCPVCGEEAEVYSRITGYYRPVKNWNEGKLEEYKNRKTYDVSHSNWREAVAGREEKEETVSASEGLPAGAYLFTTKTCPNCRVAKQFLNGVEYQTIDAEENPELVTSLGVMQAPTLVLVTDGKIQKYVNASNIRKFTEELKK is encoded by the coding sequence ATGATAAGTGTTATTAAACGTGACGGTGAAATTGCAGATTTTAGTCTGATAAAGATTACAGAGGCCATTAAAAAGGCTTTTAAGGCTACGGGGAAGGAATTTAACAATGAAATTCTGGAACTGCTGTCCCTGCGTGTAACTGCAGATTTCCAGGGAAAAATGAGCGAGGGGAAGATTTCTGTAGAAGAGATTCAGGACAGCGTGGAGCATGTGCTGGAGCAGACAGGCTACACAGAGGTGGCAAAGGCCTATATTTTATACAGGAAGCAGCGGGAAAAAATCCGCAATATGAAAAATACTATTCTGGATTACAAGGATGTAGTGAACAGTTACGTTAAGGTAGAAGACTGGCGCGTAAAAGAGAATTCCACAGTTACCTATTCAGTAGGCGGACTGATTCTCAGCAACTCAGGAGCAGTTACGGCTAATTATTGGCTGTCTGAAATATATGACAGCGAGATTGCCAGCGCCCACAGAAACGCAGACATTCATCTCCACGATTTGTCCATGCTGACAGGCTACTGCGCCGGATGGTCTTTAAAGCAGCTGCTGATGGAAGGACTGGGAGGAATTCCGGGAAAAATAACTTCCTCTCCGGCCAAGCATCTTTCTGTGCTGTGCAACCAGATGGTAAACTTTTTAGGAATTATGCAGAATGAGTGGGCCGGAGCTCAGGCCTTCTCCTCTTTTGACACATATTTGGCGCCCTTTGTTAAGGTAGATCATCTTACATATCCGGAGGTCAAAAAGTGTATTGAATCCTTTATTTACGGGGTAAATACTCCTAGCCGCTGGGGAACTCAGGCTCCTTTCTCAAATATTACTTTAGATTGGACTGTGCCGGATGATATGGCTGAAATGAACGCCATAGTAGGCGGCAAAGAGATGGACTTTAAGTATAAAGACTGTAAAAAAGAAATGGACATGGTAAATAAGGCGTTTATTGAGACAATGATCGACGGGGACGCCAACGGAAGAGGCTTCCAGTATCCTATTCCTACCTACTCCATTACAAATGACTTTGACTGGTCAGACACAGAGAATAACAGACTGCTGTTTGAAATGACAGCTAAGTATGGCACCCCTTATTTTTCCAATTATATTAACAGCGATATGAAGCCCAGCGACGTGCGCAGCATGTGCTGCCGCCTGCGCCTGGATTTAAGAGAGCTGCGGAAGAAAACAGGCGGTTTCTTCGGCTCAGGAGAAAGCACAGGCTCTATTGGCGTAGTAACTATTAACATGCCAAGGATTGCATATCAGTCCAGAACTGCCGATGAGTTTTACGCCAGACTGGACAGAATGATGGACATTGCCGCCCGCTCCTTAAAGGTAAAAAGAGAGGTTATTACAAAGCTTTTAGACGGCGGACTTTATCCATATACAAAAAGGTACTTAGGCACATTTGAGAACCATTTTTCCACCATTGGCCTGGTGGGCATGAACGAGGCCGGCTTAAACGCCAGATGGATTGGCAAGGATATGACTCACCCTGAGACTCAGGAATTTACAAAAAATGTTTTAAACCATATGAGAGAAAGGCTGTCCGAATATCAGGTGCAGTACGGGGACCTGTACAATTTAGAGGCTACGCCTGCAGAATCCACCTCTTATCGTCTGGCAAAGCACGACGTAAAAAGATTCCCAGGCATCAAGACGGCTTCCGGAGACTGCGGTTCTCCTTATTATACAAACAGTTCCCACCTGCCGGTAGGCTACACATCAGATGTATTTGACGCCCTGGACGTGCAGGATGAGCTGCAGACCCTTTATACTTCAGGTACAGTATTCCACGCATTTTTAGGAGAAAAGCTGCCTGACTGGAAGGCTGCCGCTAAGCTGGTGCGCACAATTGCAGAAAACTATAAGCTGCCCTACTATACCATCTCTCCTACATACTCAATTTGTAAGGAACACGGCTATTTGATCGGTGAGCATTTTACTTGCCCTGTGTGCGGGGAGGAGGCGGAAGTTTACAGCCGGATTACCGGTTACTACCGACCTGTGAAAAACTGGAACGAGGGTAAATTAGAGGAATATAAAAACAGAAAAACATATGATGTGTCCCATTCCAACTGGAGAGAAGCAGTTGCAGGCAGGGAAGAGAAGGAGGAGACAGTTTCAGCCTCAGAAGGTCTGCCTGCAGGAGCATATTTATTTACCACAAAAACATGCCCCAACTGCCGTGTGGCAAAGCAGTTTTTAAACGGAGTGGAGTATCAGACGATTGATGCGGAGGAAAATCCGGAGCTGGTAACTAGTTTAGGCGTAATGCAGGCCCCCACTTTAGTGCTGGTGACAGACGGAAAAATTCAGAAGTATGTAAACGCTTCCAATATTAGAAAATTTACTGAAGAATTGAAAAAATAA